In Equus przewalskii isolate Varuska chromosome 15, EquPr2, whole genome shotgun sequence, a single genomic region encodes these proteins:
- the SIAH2 gene encoding E3 ubiquitin-protein ligase SIAH2, translating into MSRPSSTGPSANKPCSKPPPPPQPQHAPSPAAPPAAATISAAGPGSSAVPAAAAVISGPGGGGAGPVSPQHHELTSLFECPVCFDYVLPPILQCQAGHLVCNQCRQKLSCCPTCRGALTPSIRNLAMEKVASAVLFPCKYATTGCSLTLHHTEKPEHEDICEYRPYSCPCPGASCKWQGSLEAVMSHLMHAHKSITTLQGEDIVFLATDINLPGAVDWVMMQSCFGHHFMLVLEKQEKYEGHQQFFAIVLLIGTRKQAENFAYRLELNGNRRRLTWEATPRSIHDGVAAAIMNSDCLVFDTAIAHLFADNGNLGINVTISTCCP; encoded by the exons ATGAGCCGCCCGTCCTCCACCGGCCCCAGCGCTAACAAACCCTGCAGcaagccgccgccgccgccgcagccccAGCACGCCCCGTCCCCGGCTGCGCCCCCGGCCGCCGCCACCATCTCGGCTGCGGGCCCCGGCTCGTCCGCGGTGCCCGCCGCGGCGGCGGTGATCTCGGgccccggcggcggcggggctggcccggtgtccCCGCAGCACCACGAGCTGACTTCGCTCTTCGAGTGCCCGGTCTGCTTTGACTATGTCCTGCCCCCCATCCTGCAGTGCCAGGCCGGGCACCTGGTGTGTAACCAATGCCGCCAGAAGTTGAGCTGCTGCCCGACGTGCAGGGGCGCCCTGACGCCCAGCATCAGGAACCTGGCTATGGAGAAGGTGGCCTCGGCGGTCCTGTTTCCCTGCAAG TATGCCACCACGGGCTGCTCCCTGACCCTGCACCACACGGAGAAGCCGGAACACGAAGACATCTGTGAATACCGGCCCTACTCCTGCCCTTGTCCTGGTGCTTCCTGCAAGTGGCAGGGCTCCCTGGAAGCCGTGATGTCCCATCTCATGCACGCCCACAAGAGCATCACCACCCTCCAGGGAGAAGACATCGTCTTCCTGGCTACAGACATTAACCTGCCGGGGGCCGTCGACTGGGTGATGATGCAGTCGTGCTTCGGCCACCACTTCATGCTGGTGCTGGAGAAGCAGGAGAAGTACGAAGGCCACCAGCAATTCTTCGCCATTGTCCTGCTCATCGGCACCCGCAAGCAGGCCGAGAACTTTGCCTACAGACTGGAGCTGAACGGGAACCGGCGGAGACTGACCTGGGAGGCCACGCCCCGGTCCATCCACGACGGCGTGGCCGCAGCCATCATGAACAGCGACTGCCTTGTGTTTGACACAGCCATAGCACACCTTTTTGCGGATAATGGGAACCTTGGAATCAATGTGACTATTTCTACATGTTGTCCCTGA